In Agelaius phoeniceus isolate bAgePho1 chromosome 14, bAgePho1.hap1, whole genome shotgun sequence, a single genomic region encodes these proteins:
- the PHKA1 gene encoding phosphorylase b kinase regulatory subunit alpha, skeletal muscle isoform isoform X4 produces MRSRSNSGVRLDGYGRLVQQTILRHQDAVTGLLPASADHQDAWVRDNVYSILAVWGLGLAYRKNADRDEDKAKAYELEQSVVKLMQGLLQCMMRQVDKVEAFKYSQSTRDCLHAKYNTHTCATVVGDHEWGHLQMDATSLYLLMLAQMTASGLHIIHSLDEVNFIQNLVFYIEAAYKTADFGIWERGDKTNQGITELNASSVGMAKAALEALDELDLFGAKGGPQSVIWVLSDEVQHCQSILHSMLPRASTSKEVDASVLSVISYPAFAVEDSELVEITKQEIITKLQGRYGCCRFLRDGYRTPKEDPKRLYYEPAELKLFENIECEWPLFWAYLMIDGIFSGNMEQVQEYREALEGVLIKGKNGVRLLPELYSVPPDKVDEEYRNPHTVDRIPMGKLPHMWGQSLYILGCLMAEGFLAPGEIDPLNRRFATVPKPDVVVQVCILAETEGIKAILQKEGINVETVADVYPIRVQPARILSHIYARLGRNKQMCLTGRPYRHMGVLGTSKLYKIRKSIFTFTPQFIDQQQFYLALDNKMIVEMLRTDLSYLCSRWRMTGRPTITFPISHTMLDETSSSVHPTVLAMLQKLQDGYFGGARIQTGKLSEFLTTSCRTHLSFMDPGPEEDTDDEVAQYLDHLLQRTTPQSNLPPTTQRGGLSRFRAAVQTTRDLMSLASKAKDLHVQNVGMYVPSGIFQASQQSVKLLSSLHQHDLDGKSHALYAEMNLPRDEDGNVDCKALVDQLRICPTLQEQADILYMLHILKGPEWHTGLDSEPGPTIKELLTELYVRVGETRQWALIRYISGILKKKVEALDEACTDLLSHQKHLTVGLPPEPREKTISTPIPYEELVHLIDEASEKNLSVSILTQEIMVYLAMYIRTQPALFAEMFRIRIGLIIQVMATELAHSLRCSAGEATENLMNLSPSDMKSLLYHILSGKEFGVERSVRSVDSSLTTAVSICDMGAVGTTRPERTGLVRLKSEIKQSAGHTELLGKDSFSRMLEDQGTTDSRQGQWQRRRRLDGALNRVPVGFYQKVWKVLQKCHGLSVEGFVLPSSTTREMTPGEMKFAVHVESVLNRVPQPEYRQLLVEAILVLTMLVDMEVHTIGGIIAVEKILHIANDLFYEEQKALGADEHMLERDPSTGICSLLYDSAPSGRFGTMTYLSKSVALYVYDFLPTDGCSMQ; encoded by the exons GGGTCCGGGACAACGTGTACAGCATCTTGGCGGTGTGGGGTCTTGGCCTAGCCTACCGCAAGAATGCCGACCGCGACGAGGACAAGGCCAAGGCCTACGAGCTGGAGCAG AGCGTGGTGAAGCTgatgcaggggctgctccagtgCATGATGAGACAG GTGGACAAGGTAGAGGCCTTCAAGTACAGTCAGAGCACCAGGGACTGCCTGCATGCCAAGTATAACACCCACACCTGTGCCACTGTGGTAGGAGACCACGAATGGGGTCACCTACAGATGGATGCTACCTCCCTCTACCTCCTCATGCTTGCACAAATGACGGCTTCAG GCCTCCACATAATTCACAGCTTGGATGAAGTCAACTTTATCCAGAACCTTGTGTTCTACATCGAAGCTGCCTACAAAACTGCG GACTTTGGCATATGGGAGCGTGGGGACAAGACAAACCAGGGCATCACCGAGTTGAATGCCAGTTCTGTTGGCATGGCCAAG gctgccctggaggcaCTGGATGAGCTGGATCTCTTTGGAGCCAAGGGAGGCCCACAGTCAGTGATATGGGTGCTGTCAGATGAagtgcagcactgccag TCGATCCTCCACTCAATGCTGCCCAGGGCCTCCACATCCAAGGAGGTGGATGCCAGTGTGCTCTCTGTCATCTCCTACCCAGCATTTGCTGTGGAGGACAGCGAGCTGGTAGAAATCACCAAGCAGGAGATTATCACCAAGCTGCAG GGCCGCTATGGCTGCTGCCGCTTCCTCCGGGATGGATACAGGACTCCCAAAGAG GACCCCAAACGCCTCTACTATGAACCTGCTGAGCTGAAGCTGTTTGAGAACATTGAGTGTGAGTGGCCTCTCTTCTGGGCATACTTGATGATTGATGGGATTTTCAGTGGAAACATGGAGCAG GTGCAGGAGTACCGGGAAGCCCTTGAGGGGGTTCTTATCAAGGGGAAGAATGGGGTAcgcctgctgccagagctctACAGTGTCCCACCAGATAAG GTGGATGAAGAATACAGGAATCCGCACACTGTGGATAGGATACCCATGGGCAAGCTGCCACACATGTGGGGACAGTCCCTCTACATCCTGGGTTGTCTGATGGCCGAG GGGTTTCTAGCTCCTGGTGAAATAGATCCCCTCAACCGCCGTTTCGCGACTGTCCCTAAACCTGATGTGGTGGTCCAAG TGTGTATCCTGGCTGAAACAGAGGGGATCAAGGCAATCCTGCAGAAGGAAGGCATTAACGTGGAGACTGTGGCAGACGTCTACCCCATCAGAGTGCAGCCTGCTCGTATCCTCAGCCACATCTATGCCCGGCTGG GCCGCAACAAGCAGATGTGCCTTACTGGACGGCCCTACCGGCATATGGGTGTCCTTGGGACTTCCAAGCTCTACAAAATCAGGAAGAGCATCTTTACCTTTACCCCACAG TTCATAGACCAGCAGCAGTTCTACCTGGCTCTTGACAACAAGATGATTGTGGAGATGCTGAGGACAGACCTCTCCTACCTGTGCAGCCGGTGGAGGATGACTGGGCGACCAACCATCACCTTTCCCATCTCCCACACCATGCTCG ATGAAACCAGCAGCAGTGTGCATCCCACGGTGCTGGCAatgctgcagaagctgcaggATGGGTATTTTGGTGGTGCAAG AATTCAGACTGGTAAATTGTCGGAGTTCCTGACAACATCATGCCGAACACACCTCAGCTTTATGGACCCTGGGCCAGAGG AGGACACTGACGATGAGGTTGCTCAGTATCTGGATCACCTGCTGCAGCGCACGACTCCGCAGTCAAACCTGCCTCCGACCACCCAGCGGGGAGGGCTGAGCCGcttcagggctgctgtccagacCACCCGTGACCTCATGTCCCTGGCATCCAAGGCCAAGGACCTGCATGTCCAGA atgTTGGGATGTATGTCCCCAGCGGGATCTTCCAGGCATCGCAGCAGTCAGTTAAGCTTCTGAGTTCACTCCACCAGCATGACTTGGATGGCAAG AGCCACGCACTCTATGCAGAGATGAACTTGCCACGTGATGAGGATGGCAACGTGGACTGCAAGGCACTGGTGGACCAGCTGCGCATCTGCCCCACGCTGCAGGAACAAGCAGACATCCTTTACATGCTCCACATCCTCAA GGGACCCGAGTGGCACACAGGGCTTGATAGTGAGCCTGGCCCCACCATCAAGGAGCTGCTCACTGAGTTGTATGTGCGTGTGGGGGAGACACGCCAGTGGGCCCTGATTCGCTACATCTCTGGTATCCTCAAGAAGAAAGTTGAAGCTCTGGATGAG GCCTGTACTGACCTCCTGTCTCACCAGAAACACTTGACAGTGGGGCTGCCCCCAGAGCCACGTGAGAAGACAATCTCCAC CCCGATCCCCTATGAGGAACTTGTTCACCTTATTGATGAAGCCAGTGAGAAGAACCTCAGTGTGTCTATCCTCACccag GAGATCATGGTATACTTAGCCATGTACATACGCACACAGCCTGCACTGTTTGCTGAGATGTTCCGCATCCGCATTGGGCTCATCATCCAGGTGATGGCAACAGAGCTGGCACACTCCCTGCGTTGTTCAG CTGGAGAAGCCACGGAGAACCTGATGAATCTCAGCCCATCAGACATGAAGAGTCTCCTCTACCACATCCTTTCTGGCAAGGAGTTTGGGGTGGAAAGGAGCG TGCGTTCAGTGGACTCGTCGCTCACCACTGCTGTCTCCATCTGTGACATGGGAGCTGTCGGGACCACCAGGCCTGAGCGCACTGGCCTTGTCAGGCTGAAAAGTGAAATCAAGCAG tctgctgggcacacagagctgctgggcaaGGACTCCTTTTCAAGGATGCTAGAAGACCAGGGCACTACGGACAGCCGTCAGGGCCAGTGGCAGCGGAGGCGCCGGCTGGATGGGGCCCTTAACCGTGTCCCTGTGGGCTTCTACCAGAAGGTCTGGAAGGTCCTGCAGAAG TGCCATGGTCTCTCTGTGGAGGGCTTTGTTCTTCCCTCCTCAACAACCAGAGAG ATGACCCCAGGGGAAATGAAGTTTGCTGTGCATGTGGAATCTGTCCTCAACCGTGTGCCCCAGCCAGAGTacaggcagctgctggtggaAGCTATCTTAGTGCTCACCATGCTGGTGGACATGGAGGTGCACACCATTGGTGGCATCATAGCTGTGGAAAAGATCTTGCACATAGCAAATGACCTCTTCTATGAGGAGCAG AAAGCCCTGGGTGCTGATGAGCACATGCTGGAGAGGGATCCTTCGACAGGCATCTGCAGCCTGCTGTATGACAGTGCACCAAGCGGCCGGTTTGGCACCATGACGTATCTGTCCAAGTCGGTGGCCTTGTATGTGTACGACTTTCTGCCCACAGATGGCTGCTCCATGCAGTAG